The genomic region TATTAACTATATAATAGTATATTGACATGTCTGTGTTTAAGTACAGTTAAGCATGGGCTATAAAGTAGCGGTTAAAAATAACGAAGCCTATGCCTCTTGCTTTGTAAGAGCCACAAGCTTTGTTGAAAACATTAATTTCAAATCCTTGCAAGCAAGTTTGAAATTAATACTTTCATATTGTATTTGTGAAATTTATATAGACTCACATTAGATTAGGAGGTATTAAGGTGTACGAGAAAGTATCAACCAACCTTAATTTTGTCGAGAGAGAAAAGAAAGTATTAGATTTCTGGAAAGAAAACGAAGTATTTGAAAAAAGTATTGATTTTAGAAAAGAGGGACCAACATATACATTTTATGATGGACCACCAACAGCCAATGGAAAGCCACATATTGGGCATGTTTTAACACGTGTAATAAAAGACTTAATTCCAAGATATAGAACTATGAAAGGCTATAAAGTTCTTAGAAAAGCAGGATGGGATACCCATGGACTTCCTGTAGAACTTGAAGTAGAAAAACTTTTAGGTCTAGATGGAAAAGATCAAATTGAAGAGTACGGATTAGAACCATTTATTAATCAATGTAAAGAAAGTGTTTGGAAGTACAAAGGCATGTGGGAAGATTTCAGTGGAAAAGTTGGTTTTTGGGCTGACATGGACGATCCATATGTAACTTATGACAACAATTATATTGAATCTATTTGGTGGGCTCTTAGACAAATATGGGACAAAGGATTGTTATACAAAGGACATAAAATTGTTCCTTACTGTGCAAGATGTGGAACACCTTTATCAAGCCATGAAGTAGCTCAAGGCTATAAAGATGTCAAAGAAGCATCAGCAATAGCAAAATTTAGATTAAAAGACAAAGAAGATGAGTTTTTCTTAGCTTGGACAACAACACCTTGGACACTACCTTCTAATGTTGCCCTATGTGTTAATCCTAATGAAACTTATGTAAAAATAAAATTAGAAGATGGTTACTATATTCTTGCAGAAGAACTAGTAAGCAAAGTAGTTGGAGAATTAGAATATGAAGTAATAGAAAAATACAAAGGTAAAGATCTTGAATATAAAGAGTATGAGCCTTTATTTGATTTTGCACAAGTAGAAGGAAAAGCTTTCTACGTAACATGTGCAGACTTTGTTACTTTATCAGATGGTACAGGTATTGTTCATATAGCCCCTGCATTTGGTGAAGACGATTCACAAGTAGGTAGAAAATATGAATTACCATTCGTTCAATTAGTAGATGAAAAAGGTGAGTTTGTACCTGAAGCAGCACCTTATACAGGAAAGTTTGCAAAAGATGCAGATCCACAAATTATAAAAGATTTAACTGAAAAAGGATTGTTATTCAAATCCCTAGACTATGAACATTCATATCCACATTGCTGGCGTTGTGATACACCACTATTATATTACGCAAAAGATACTTGGTTTGTAAAAATGACAGAAGTTAAGGAAAGACTTATTGCCAATAACAATAAGATCAATTGGCTTCCAGAAAGTATTGGTAAGCGTCGATTTGGAGATTGGTTAAACAATGTTCTAGATTGGGGACTTAGCCGTGATAGATATTGGGGTACACCACTTAATATTTGGGAATGTGAATGTGGCCATAGACATTCTGTTGGAAGTATAGAAGAATTAAAATCAATGTCAGATAATTGTCCTGATGATATTGAACTTCATAGACCATATATTGATGAAGTGTTAATCAACTGTGAAAAATGTAGTAGTAAAATGAAACGTGTAGATGTGGTAATTGACTGTTGGTTTGATTCAGGGGCTATGCCTTTTGCTCAATGGCATTATCCATTTGAGAACAAGGAAATCTTTGAAGACAACTTCCCAGCAGATTTTATATCAGAAGCAGTAGACCAAACAAGAGGATGGTTCTATTCATTACTTGCAATTTCTACATTATTATTTGATGAGCCAGCCTTTAAAAATGTTATTGTACTAGGATTGGTTCAAGATGAAAACGGACAAAAAATGTCCAAATCAAAAGGCAATGCAGTAGATCCTTTTGAAGCATTAGAAAAATATGGAGCGGATGCTATTAGATGGTACTTCTATGTAAATAGTGCACCATGGTTACCAAACCGTTTCTATGACGATGCAGTAGTTGAAGGTCAAAGAAAGTTTATGGGGACCCTATGGAACACATATGCATTCTATGTGCTTTATGCCAATATAGATCAATTTGATCCAACACAGTACAAATTAGAATATGATAAGTTAAACCAAATGGATAAATGGTTATTATCTAAATTAAACACATTAATTAAAACAGTGGATACTAATTTAGATAACTATAGAATTACTGAATCTGCAAGGGCTTTACAAGAATTTGTTGATGATTTAAGTAATTGGTATGTAAGAAGAAGTAGAGAAAGATTCTGGCAAAAAGATATGCCACAAGATAAGATCAACGCTTATATGACATTGTATACAACTCTTACAACCCTTACAAAAGTATCAGCACCATTTATACCATTTATGGCTGAAGAAATATATAAAAATTTAGTAACAAACTTTAGCAAAGAAGAACCAATTAGTGTTCACTTGTGTGATTTCCCAGTAGTAAATGAAGAAATCATTGATACAAAATTAGAAGAGAATATGGACTTAGTACTTCAAATCGTAGTACAAGGACGTGCGTGTAGAAACTCTGCTAATATTAAGAATAGACAACCTATTGGTACAATGTATGTAGGAGCTAAAAACCAATTAGAGGATTCATACAAAGAAATCATTGCAGAAGAGTTAAATATTAAAGAAGTTATCTTCTTAGAAGATATGAGTGCCTTTACTTCCTATGCCTTTAAACCACAATTAAAAACATTAGGGCCAAAGTATGGTAAACTCATTCAACAAATAAGACAAGGGCTATCTGAAGTAGATGGCAATAATGCAATGAATGAACTTAAAGCCAATGGAAAGCTTATATTAAATATAGAGGGTCAAGAAATTGAATTGCTTGAAGAAGATCTATTAATAGAAGCCGTTGAAAAAGAAGGATTTGTAACGGATTCTGATAAAGATGTAACCGTTGTATTAGATACCAATCTTACAGAGACATTAATTGAAGAAGGTTATGTAAGAGAAGTCATTAGTAAAATACAAACAATGCGTAAAGAAGCAGGATTTGAAGTAACAGATCATATAAAAGTATTCTATCAAAATAATGACAAACTTGTAGCAATTATTGAAAAAAATAAAGAAGAAATCATAGACGAAGTATTAGCAAAAGAAGCCAATGTAGGTAAAGATGAATCAGGGTATTCTAAAGAATGGAATATCAATGGTGAAGAAGTAGAATTAACAGTAGTGAAAGTATCTTAAGAAAAACACACATATAGTAAAAAGCTCCCAAGTATAAAATTTGGGAGCTTTTTTTAACTCATTGCAATGTTCCATTTTATAGAAGAAATTGTTTTTTCTAGACTTAATTCTTGTACAACCTTTTCTAGCAATTCTTTATTGCCTACGGTGGATAGAATCTCAGCTGTAACCTCCATATACAATGGGTTATCAGTCTCTTCACTAGAAAGAGAAATGAGTATTAAAGGACTTTTGCTTAGAACCTCAACAGTTCTAGCCCGAATATGACCAACGTCTTCTAAGGTACAAACCAATTGTAGTCGATAAGACAGTTCTAATTCCATACTTTTGTAATGAGATTGATTCATTTTATATTGAATGCGTCTAAGTACTGTATTAGCCATAAGAATGACTAAAGTTCCAATAAAGGCTTCAACCAGGAAGCCGCCACCACATAGGACACCAACGGCAGCAGAACACCATAAGGTAGCTGCTGTATTTAACCCCCTTACATGAAAGCCCTCTCGAAGGATAACCCCTCCACCTAAAAAACCAATACCAGATACTACGGCAGCAGCAGTACGTGTAGGGCTAGAGTCAAATTCAACCATTGCAGATAGTAGTACAAATAAGGATGAACCTACAGCAACTAATGCATTTGTTCTAAGGCCTGCCATCCTTTGTCGCCATTGTCTTTCTGTACCAATAAGAATCCCTAATAAAAAAGCAACTAATACTCTTGAGCTAAAAGTAATTAAATTCATAATTTAACCTCCTTTTGGGAGAGTGAGTTAACAATAGTATAAAAATAGTAAATCACATTTAAAACCTGATTTACTATACTATATACAAATTTATGGATGAAAGTGAATTTGTATTTTCTATATACCATATTATTATAGTAAGTGGGATAAGAAATATTGTACAAGGAAGAAATAAATTGCTAAACCAGAGATGTCTTTTATAGTTGTAATAATTGGGTCAGATCCTGCAGCTTGATCAAAGCCTAATTTAACTAATACATAAGGTACAAAATAACCTAAACTTGTTGCAAGGGTAATTGTAAGGGTTAAGGCAATTCCAATTGCAATACCAAGACCTGGAATGCCTTGCCATATATGTGCAATAATGCCGGCTAGAGAACCTAAAATAACACCCATACTAAATCCAACATACATTTCTCTAAAAAGATGTCTAGAAAAATTTTGGATATTAATTTGCCCTAATATAAGTGCACGAGTAAAGATTGTTGAGGATTGAGTACCTACATTGCCACCCATATCCATGATGACAGGTATAAAAATGGCTACAGCAGCAATAGATTCAAGAGTTTCTTCGAAAACGTCTATAACCAAACCTGCTAAAAGACCACCAGCTAAAGTAATAAGCAAAAATGGGATTCTAGCTTTCCAAACATCTATCATAGAACCTCTCACAAGGGCAGCGCTTCTATTGGTTTCTCTTTGATTAATATCAAGCAAACCAACTTTATCAAAAATATCATCTGTTGTTTCATCTTCTAGAATATCCATAGCATCATCAACAGTTACGATACCAACTAGTCTGCTTTCTTTATCTAGTACTGGAACAGATAATAAGTCCCGGTGTTGTAGTAATTTTGCTACTTTTTCTTGATCTGTATCTGTATAAACATTTGTAAAATCTTTAGTCATTAGTGTTTCTAGCTTTGTATCATCATCATTTATAAGTAAGTCTCTTAAGGACACAATACCTTCTAGAATTCTATTTTCATTTGTTATAAAAATAGTATAAACAGTTTCTGGGTTTTTCTGATTGGCAATTTCACGTATTTTATTAGTTGCTTCTTTTACAGTAAGATGTTTTTTTAATGAAATATACTTAGGTGTCATTATTCTACCAGCAGTTTCACTTTCATAACCTAATAAGTCTGCTGTTATTTGACGATCTTCAAAAGATAAAGAATCAAGTAATTTTTTTGCTACTTTTGCTGGCAGTTCATCTAATAATCTTGCTCTATCATCTGGTGCTAAGTCTTTTATAATCTCAGTTGATTTTTGGTCTGTAAAGGATAATAATAAATTTTCTTGCAAATCTAAGTCAAGTTGTTCAAAGACATTAAGTGCTTTGTCTTTTGATAACAATCTAAACAAAACAACTGTATCATTATCATCTTCTAACTCTTTGAAAACATCTATTAAATTCCAAGTTTCTGTTTTATTTGCAATTTCTTTTAATGCATCTAGGTTTTTATCTTTTAGTAAAGATTGAATGGTTACGATATAATCTTTCATTTCTAATCCTCCTCTTAAAATAACCTAAAATTAGCATGTCGCTATTTAATGCACTGTATTCATTTTTATAGATAAATAATTATGTTCTGAGGGTTCTATCGTATTTTAAAATTTAATCATATTATCAGTATATCATAAAAAGTTATACAAAAAAACGACTCAAAAGAGTCGTTATAACAATTTTTGTTGTAGAGAAAATCTATGAAACCGCTTGATGGCTTGAATGTGTAGGCGTTGGTATCTCTTCAGAATCACCTCTAAAAGCTAGTTTTAATAGTAAAGGCGTAATCAACGTGGTGATTATGATTACAATAATTACAGGTACAAAATATTTTTCTGAAATAAGACCTAAGTTATAACCTCTGTTGGCAATAATTAAAGCAATTTCACCTCTACATACCATACCAATACCTATTTGAACAGATTGTTTGCCTTTAAAACCTGAAAGTTTTGCCCCTAATGTACATCCACCTATTTTTGTCAAAATAGCAACGATAGACAATACGGCTATAAATAAAATAATTCTGCCTTCCATTGGACCAATAACTGTATTAATACCGATATAGGCAAAGTGCATTGGTGCAAAAAACATATACGATAGCACTTCTAGTTTATGCTCTATATAGTCAGATTCAACGGTGTTACAAACAATTAAACCAGCAATATAAGCCCCTGTAATATCAGGTACTGAGAAAAGGCTAGCAACATAAGCTAAAACCAAACAAAATACAAATCCAAAAACAGGGATTCTACGCTTTTTACCTTCTCTTTCGCTAAACCAATTAAAAAGAAAACGAAATATTACACCTGCAATAAGAACAAATATAAAAAATCCTGCTATTTTTAGCAATTCCATTGAAAAAGATGTTGTTGTAGGATCTAATCTTCCTATTAAAAAAGTTAAAATAATAATTCCTAAGATGTCATCAAGAACTGCAGCACCGATAATGGCAACCCCTGTAGAAGTTCTTAACTTTCCTAATTCCATTAAAGTTTCTACTGTAATACTAACAGATGTTGTTGTAAGAATAATCCCTATAAAAATAGTTTCTAACATAGGAAGACCAAAAAAAGATGCAACAGCAAATCCACCTAAAAAGGGAAAAATAACCCCTAATACGGCGATGAAAATCATTGCCTTACTACATTTTTTTAGCTCTCTTAAATCTGTTTGCATACCTGCAACGAATAAAATAATAATAACACCTATTTCACCCATTGTTTCTATAAAATGATGATCGTGGAATATATTAAAAACTGTAGGCCCCAGGATAATCCCTGCAAGCAAAGCGCCTAAAACTTGAGTCATGCTATATTTTCTTGTAATAACCCCGAACAATTTAGTAAACAGCAATATAATTGCAACGTCTCTTAACGCTTCTGTAGCCATAATAACCCTCCTGTCACACTGTTGAATATTATGTCGAATCCTTCTTGAAGCACTATCGTATATTATAGCATAATAGCTTTTTAAATGAAACAAATAAAGTTATCCATGTATATATAAATTTTGCAGGTAATTTGATGATTTGTAGTACATTTTTACTCAGAAAAATTAGAGAGGTGTCAAGATGGTTTCACTTGTTCTAATTTTATATAAAAATGAATATACAAGAATTAGGACAAATATATAAAAAAGGTGGATAAGATGCTAAAAACGAAACTCATTAGTGGATTACTCATAATTATTATAATAATTTCACTACCTTATTTTATAACACTTATATTAAATGAAAACAGGACTATTAATGATGTAAAAATAGAAAGTGGAGAAAAAGGAGTCAAAATAATTAATGAGTTAGGAGAAGTAGAGGAATTAGGGTTAGAAGAATATATTATAGGGGTAGTGGCGGCAGAAATGCCAGTAAGTTTTGAAAGAGAAGCCCTAAGAGCTCAAGCAGTAGCAGCTAGAACATATGCAGTAAAGCATATGGGGGAAAATGCAACCATACATGTAGATGACATTTATCAAAGTTACATTAGCAAAAAAAAGATGGAAGAAATCTGGGGCGTTAGAAATTTTGCAGAAAATTATAATAAGATATCAGACGCAGTTTTAAGTACAAGAGGTGAAATAATCGTTTATGATGACGAGCCAATAGAAGCTGTATTTCATTCAACGAGTGCAGGCAGAACACAAGGGGCCCAAGATGTCTGGCAAGCCGAATTGCCTTATTTGGTTTCAGTAGATAGTAGTGAGGATATGAGAGCGCCAACCTTTTTAACTGTAAAAACATTTTCTAATGATGAAATTATTCAACTTATAAAAAAAGCTGTACCTGACTTTGAAATTTACTCTTCTAATGTAATTGAACAAACACAAATTATTAGAAGAAGTGAGGGGGGTTACATAACCTCAATGCAAATAGGGAACACTATTTTTACAGGGGAAGAGATAAGAAATATTTTATCTTTAAAAAGTAGTAACTTCACCATGGAGAATTATGATGGTGATGTAAGATTTGTATCTAAAGGATACGGACATGGGGTTGGATTAAGTCAATATGGGGCAAACTATATGGCAGAAGAAGGTTATACCTATGAAGAGATATTAAAACATTATTATTATAATATTGATATAGTATTGTTAGAAAAGAGTGAATAAAGAAGGTAACCTCTGGAAATAATAAAAGCAGAGGTGATTACATGAAAAAAGAAAAACTATTGTCAGTACTTAAAGGAAAACAATTTTACTATGTTCTTTTGTTAGGTTTCATTGCAATCTTTTCAATTTCTAGCATAATCCTTTCTGATGGCAATAAAAACAAAGAAAATGATAATATTGATATTGTAGATTTGAACACACCATTAGAAGATGAAGAGGATGAATCTTTTCTTCTAGATCCAGTTACATCTGATAATCTAAATACAATCAGAGAGACAGAAGATGTAGCTGATGAAGAAGTAATAAATGAAGAGATTGATTATGCAGAAAATGAAGTAGAAGATGTCCAAGAGGAAGTGGATATTGAAGAACAAGTTGTTACCACAATAAGTGGATCCATTCAAATTTTTGGTGAAACAGTGGCAAAAGATGAAGAAGTAGTATTAACTTTTAGTGAAGGAAATGGGCTGTCTTGGCCTATACAAGGTGAAATAATATTGCCTTATGATGAGGACAGGATAGGTATTTATTTTCAAACATTAGGCCATTACCGAGTGCATGAAGCAATGGGTATTCAAGGCATGATTGGAACTGAAGTAAAAGCTGCAGCTAGAGGAATCATAAAGGAAATATCCAACTTGGAAAAAACAGGATTAACGGTAACAATAGAGCATGGAAGTGGCTATAATACAGTGTATGGGCAACTTAAAGACGTTAACTATAAGGTAGGAGATATGATTAATGAAGGGGCAGTTCTAGGATTAATAAATGAACCTACAGGTTCCTTCGTAGTAGAAGGTAGTCACTTACACTTCCAAGTGTTAAAAGATGGAACAGCAATTAATCCTCAAAATCTATTAAAGTAAAAAAAGTAAATATGCCTTTCCTAAATATCTCCTGAATCTTGATTCAGGAGATATTTGTATGTTATATTGAAAGTCTAATCTGCAAACTTGCTCGCAAGGATTTGGAGATTAGGCTTTCATTGAAACCTTGTGCCTGTAGCGTAGCGAGGGCATGTTGCAAGGTTGATATTAAAGTCTAATCTGCAAACTTGCTCGCAAGGATTTGGAGATTAGGCTTTCAACGAAGCTTGTGACTCTTGGGAAGTAGAGTCATAGGCTGAAGACAAAAACTTAGGAGGCACAATGATGAGAAAACTAAAAATACTATTGATATGCTGTATTTCATTTGTTCTTGTTGCTTGTAATGAAAGATTAGAACAAAAATCCGATATTACATATGCATTAGGAACTATTAGTAGAATAACTATTTTTGACAAAGCGGACAATGATTCAGAAAAGTATTTTAAAGCCATTTCTGACCTTATAAAAGAAAAAGAAAAGGTATTTAGCAAGAATCTAGAAATAAGTGAAGTATCAATGATAAATCTAATGTCAGGACAAGGGCCTATAACAGTTTCTGAGGAAATGGCATATTTATTATTAAAAAGCAAGGAACATGCCTTATTGTCTGATGGCTTATTTGATATTACCATAGGCCCTATAATAAATTTATGGGATATTGGTGGCACAGAGGCTAGAGTGCCAGGTGAAGAAGAAATAAAAGAATTATTACCATATGTGGATTATACTAAAATTAGACTCAATACTAATAATAATGAAGTAGAGTTATTACAAGATAATATGGTTATAGATTTGGGAGGGATCGCTAAAGGGTATATAGCAGATCAAGCCGCTGAATATATGAAAGAGCTAGGTATAAAACACGGTATAGTAAATTTAGGTGGAGATATTGTTACCATAGGGGGTAAACCTGATGGTACGCCTTGGAGGATAGGTGTACAGAATCCACAAGAGGGTCGAGGAGAGACCATTGGGGTTATATCATCTTTTGATAACAGTATTGTAACATCAGGCATATACGAGAGGTTTGTACTAGGTGATGATGATGTGATTTATCATCATATGATAGACCCAAGAACAGGATATCCTTTTGAAAATGAATTAGCCAGTGTTACAATTGTATCGGAATTTGCAATAGATGGAGACGCTTTATCAACAGCGGTATACGGTATGGGATTGGAAAAAGGCTATCTATTTGTTGAGGCGTTAGAAAATATAGATGCAGTTTTTATAACTAAAGAAAATGAAGTATACATTACAACAGCTTTAAAAGATAGATTTGAATTAACAAACAAGCATGAATTTATATTAAAAGAGTGGTAAAAATTTAACTAAAAAATACCATAAGTAATATAAATATAAAAAAGCGGAGATTTTATAATCTCCGCTTAATTTTTTTAGTTATTTAAAGCTTTGTCTACTAATTCAAAGAAATAGTTAACTTTCATAGTAGCTCCAGAAATATCATCAGAAACACCATCTGTAAAAGCAATAGCAGTTGGGTCTTGAATTTCTAATAAATGAGCTTCTGCAAGAGCAGCTTGCTCGTGCCATTCTAATGAAGCGCCACCACGTGCTACCATTCCGTAATTACCATCAATTGAAGCTTGTTTTTTACCGATATCGCCATTCTCTGGAACACCATCCCAGTTAGCAGCAACAATATATCCGTTAATAACTGTTACACGTGCAGAGTATTTGTATCCATTACTGAATTCATCAACTTCTGCATAGTAAGTACCATCTTCCCATAAACCTCTACCTACTGGACCTTTAGCTAGAGCATCTTGAACTAATTCGAAGAAGTAGCTAACAGTAATAGTAGCACCAGTTATTTCATCTGTTTTTCCTGTTTCTGCATCATACGAAACAGCATATGGATTTTGAGTTTCTAATAAAAATGCTTCAGCAGCTTCAGCTTGTAAGTGCCATTCGCCTTGAGTTGCAACAGCAGCCATGCCATATTCACCATCTGCAGCAGTAGTTTTTTTGTCTTTTCCACCATTTCTGTTGGCAGCGTTCCAATCAATCCATTCAAATTTGCCATCTTTAACTTCGAAAGTAACTACGTTTTTCCAGCCGGTTCTTTCGTTGAAACTATCTTCTTGAGCAAAGTAGATACCATCTGCATATTTTGATAAGTTAAATGTTTCTGCCGTTGGTTTTTTTTCGCTACATCCTGCTAAAGATAATGCTAACACCACTAATAACAATATTGATAAAACCTTTTTCATAAAAATATCCTCCTTGAAATATAAAATTCTGTCAATTCCTTATAAGTTATTTTTTTAACATTCAATAGATAAAAAAATAACAAGTGATTGCAAAACTAGTTGAACTTTATTATATATTCTTTTAAGAAAAAAATCAATACCTTTTATTCCTAAATCATAATTTACCAATAGGACTTCTAAGTATTAATAAATCACTTAATAAAATAAAACAAAAACAGTTTCTTATATTCATATTTTAAACCTAGTAGCCATATATTTAACTAAGTGTAACTTTAGAGGGGGACTTAGGTTGAAACAATACATAGAAGAGAGGGCTATTGATATAGCAAATTATATCATTGAAGCAAATGCTACTGTAAGACAAACAGCAAAAAAATTTGGAATAAG from Natranaerovirga pectinivora harbors:
- a CDS encoding MgtC/SapB family protein → MNLITFSSRVLVAFLLGILIGTERQWRQRMAGLRTNALVAVGSSLFVLLSAMVEFDSSPTRTAAAVVSGIGFLGGGVILREGFHVRGLNTAATLWCSAAVGVLCGGGFLVEAFIGTLVILMANTVLRRIQYKMNQSHYKSMELELSYRLQLVCTLEDVGHIRARTVEVLSKSPLILISLSSEETDNPLYMEVTAEILSTVGNKELLEKVVQELSLEKTISSIKWNIAMS
- the mgtE gene encoding magnesium transporter, producing the protein MKDYIVTIQSLLKDKNLDALKEIANKTETWNLIDVFKELEDDNDTVVLFRLLSKDKALNVFEQLDLDLQENLLLSFTDQKSTEIIKDLAPDDRARLLDELPAKVAKKLLDSLSFEDRQITADLLGYESETAGRIMTPKYISLKKHLTVKEATNKIREIANQKNPETVYTIFITNENRILEGIVSLRDLLINDDDTKLETLMTKDFTNVYTDTDQEKVAKLLQHRDLLSVPVLDKESRLVGIVTVDDAMDILEDETTDDIFDKVGLLDINQRETNRSAALVRGSMIDVWKARIPFLLITLAGGLLAGLVIDVFEETLESIAAVAIFIPVIMDMGGNVGTQSSTIFTRALILGQINIQNFSRHLFREMYVGFSMGVILGSLAGIIAHIWQGIPGLGIAIGIALTLTITLATSLGYFVPYVLVKLGFDQAAGSDPIITTIKDISGLAIYFFLVQYFLSHLL
- the spoIID gene encoding stage II sporulation protein D, whose translation is MLKTKLISGLLIIIIIISLPYFITLILNENRTINDVKIESGEKGVKIINELGEVEELGLEEYIIGVVAAEMPVSFEREALRAQAVAARTYAVKHMGENATIHVDDIYQSYISKKKMEEIWGVRNFAENYNKISDAVLSTRGEIIVYDDEPIEAVFHSTSAGRTQGAQDVWQAELPYLVSVDSSEDMRAPTFLTVKTFSNDEIIQLIKKAVPDFEIYSSNVIEQTQIIRRSEGGYITSMQIGNTIFTGEEIRNILSLKSSNFTMENYDGDVRFVSKGYGHGVGLSQYGANYMAEEGYTYEEILKHYYYNIDIVLLEKSE
- a CDS encoding FAD:protein FMN transferase; protein product: MRKLKILLICCISFVLVACNERLEQKSDITYALGTISRITIFDKADNDSEKYFKAISDLIKEKEKVFSKNLEISEVSMINLMSGQGPITVSEEMAYLLLKSKEHALLSDGLFDITIGPIINLWDIGGTEARVPGEEEIKELLPYVDYTKIRLNTNNNEVELLQDNMVIDLGGIAKGYIADQAAEYMKELGIKHGIVNLGGDIVTIGGKPDGTPWRIGVQNPQEGRGETIGVISSFDNSIVTSGIYERFVLGDDDVIYHHMIDPRTGYPFENELASVTIVSEFAIDGDALSTAVYGMGLEKGYLFVEALENIDAVFITKENEVYITTALKDRFELTNKHEFILKEW
- the ileS gene encoding isoleucine--tRNA ligase, producing MYEKVSTNLNFVEREKKVLDFWKENEVFEKSIDFRKEGPTYTFYDGPPTANGKPHIGHVLTRVIKDLIPRYRTMKGYKVLRKAGWDTHGLPVELEVEKLLGLDGKDQIEEYGLEPFINQCKESVWKYKGMWEDFSGKVGFWADMDDPYVTYDNNYIESIWWALRQIWDKGLLYKGHKIVPYCARCGTPLSSHEVAQGYKDVKEASAIAKFRLKDKEDEFFLAWTTTPWTLPSNVALCVNPNETYVKIKLEDGYYILAEELVSKVVGELEYEVIEKYKGKDLEYKEYEPLFDFAQVEGKAFYVTCADFVTLSDGTGIVHIAPAFGEDDSQVGRKYELPFVQLVDEKGEFVPEAAPYTGKFAKDADPQIIKDLTEKGLLFKSLDYEHSYPHCWRCDTPLLYYAKDTWFVKMTEVKERLIANNNKINWLPESIGKRRFGDWLNNVLDWGLSRDRYWGTPLNIWECECGHRHSVGSIEELKSMSDNCPDDIELHRPYIDEVLINCEKCSSKMKRVDVVIDCWFDSGAMPFAQWHYPFENKEIFEDNFPADFISEAVDQTRGWFYSLLAISTLLFDEPAFKNVIVLGLVQDENGQKMSKSKGNAVDPFEALEKYGADAIRWYFYVNSAPWLPNRFYDDAVVEGQRKFMGTLWNTYAFYVLYANIDQFDPTQYKLEYDKLNQMDKWLLSKLNTLIKTVDTNLDNYRITESARALQEFVDDLSNWYVRRSRERFWQKDMPQDKINAYMTLYTTLTTLTKVSAPFIPFMAEEIYKNLVTNFSKEEPISVHLCDFPVVNEEIIDTKLEENMDLVLQIVVQGRACRNSANIKNRQPIGTMYVGAKNQLEDSYKEIIAEELNIKEVIFLEDMSAFTSYAFKPQLKTLGPKYGKLIQQIRQGLSEVDGNNAMNELKANGKLILNIEGQEIELLEEDLLIEAVEKEGFVTDSDKDVTVVLDTNLTETLIEEGYVREVISKIQTMRKEAGFEVTDHIKVFYQNNDKLVAIIEKNKEEIIDEVLAKEANVGKDESGYSKEWNINGEEVELTVVKVS
- a CDS encoding FMN-binding protein, with protein sequence MKKVLSILLLVVLALSLAGCSEKKPTAETFNLSKYADGIYFAQEDSFNERTGWKNVVTFEVKDGKFEWIDWNAANRNGGKDKKTTAADGEYGMAAVATQGEWHLQAEAAEAFLLETQNPYAVSYDAETGKTDEITGATITVSYFFELVQDALAKGPVGRGLWEDGTYYAEVDEFSNGYKYSARVTVINGYIVAANWDGVPENGDIGKKQASIDGNYGMVARGGASLEWHEQAALAEAHLLEIQDPTAIAFTDGVSDDISGATMKVNYFFELVDKALNN
- a CDS encoding cation:proton antiporter; amino-acid sequence: MATEALRDVAIILLFTKLFGVITRKYSMTQVLGALLAGIILGPTVFNIFHDHHFIETMGEIGVIIILFVAGMQTDLRELKKCSKAMIFIAVLGVIFPFLGGFAVASFFGLPMLETIFIGIILTTTSVSITVETLMELGKLRTSTGVAIIGAAVLDDILGIIILTFLIGRLDPTTTSFSMELLKIAGFFIFVLIAGVIFRFLFNWFSEREGKKRRIPVFGFVFCLVLAYVASLFSVPDITGAYIAGLIVCNTVESDYIEHKLEVLSYMFFAPMHFAYIGINTVIGPMEGRIILFIAVLSIVAILTKIGGCTLGAKLSGFKGKQSVQIGIGMVCRGEIALIIANRGYNLGLISEKYFVPVIIVIIITTLITPLLLKLAFRGDSEEIPTPTHSSHQAVS
- a CDS encoding M23 family metallopeptidase, encoding MKKEKLLSVLKGKQFYYVLLLGFIAIFSISSIILSDGNKNKENDNIDIVDLNTPLEDEEDESFLLDPVTSDNLNTIRETEDVADEEVINEEIDYAENEVEDVQEEVDIEEQVVTTISGSIQIFGETVAKDEEVVLTFSEGNGLSWPIQGEIILPYDEDRIGIYFQTLGHYRVHEAMGIQGMIGTEVKAAARGIIKEISNLEKTGLTVTIEHGSGYNTVYGQLKDVNYKVGDMINEGAVLGLINEPTGSFVVEGSHLHFQVLKDGTAINPQNLLK